GTACCGGTCCTTCAACTCGTTCTCCATTTCCCTCAGCTCGTCCTCATCGCGGACACGGGAAAGTCGTTTATACGCGAGGAGCTTCTGGGTGGCGTCCTGGATGTACACGTCGGGTATGTAGGCGTTCACGGGGATATTGATCTCCGCGCCGATCTCTTCCTCGGGAACGTCACCCTTGTTCCTGAGTCTCGTCATGGTCTCTTCGAGCATGTCGCAGTAGAGCTCGAAACCGATGAGGTTGACGTTGCCCGATTGTTCCTTGCCGACCAGGTTTCCCGCACCCCGTATCTCCAGGTCGTAGTTCGCTATCTGGAAGCCCGAACCGAGGTCCGTGAGCTCTTCGAGGATCTTGAGCCTCAGGCGGGCGTCTCGCGTCAATTTTTCCTCGTCGGGAACAAGGAGGAACGCGTAGGCCTGGCGGGTACTCCGTCCGACCCTGCCCCTGAGCTGGTAGAGGTCGGCAAGGCCCATCCTGTGGGCGTTGTTGATGAAGATGGTGTTGACATTGGATATGTCCAGCCCCGATTCGATTATGTTCGTCGACAGGAGCACGTCGTAGCGCTTCTCTATGAAGTCCACCATTATCTTTTCGAGCCGGCTTCCGCTCATCTGCCCGTGTGCCACGGCTATCCGCGCCTCGGGCACGATCCTCGCCAGGTGCTCGTGGACGACGCCTATGTTATGAACGAAGTTATGGACGAAGAAGACCTGCCCGGACCTCTCGAGCTCGTTGCGTATGCCACGCGCCACGACGGCGTCGTTGAACTTCACCACCGTGGTCCTCACCGCGTGGCGGTCGAGCGGCGGCGTGTCGATGACGCTGAGGTCCCTTATCCCCGAGGTCGCCATATAGAGGGTCCGCGGGATGGGCGTGGCGCTCAAGGTCAGAACGTCCACCGTCTTCTTGATGGTCTTGAGCCTCTCCTTGTGTCTCACTCCGAAACGGTGTTCCTCGTCGATGATGAGAAGCCCGAGGTCACGGAACGAAACGTCCTTTTGCAGGAGCCTGTGGGTGCCGATGATGATGTCCACCTGTCCTTTTTCCAGAAGCCGGGCCGTTTCGGCCTGTTGCTCCTTCGTCCGGAAGCGCGACAGCATCCCGAGGACGATGGGATAATCGGAGAGGCGGTCACTGAAGGTTTTGAAGTGCTGTTGGGCGAGAACGGTGGTGGGTACAAGGACGGCCACCTGTTTTCCGTCGAGGACGGCCTTGAAGGCCGCTCGAAGGGCCACCTCGGTCTTACCGAAGCCGACATCGCCGCAGACGAGCCTGTCCATGGGTCTCGTGCTTCTCAGGTCTGCCAGGACGTCGTTTATGGCATTGACCTGACCCTCCGTCTCCTCGTATTCGAAGCGGGATTCCATCTCTCTGAAAAGCTCATCTTCGGGCGGGTAGCTGTGGCCCTCCGACATCTGCCGTGCCGCGTAGATCTCGAGGAGCTCGCCGGCGATGTCCTCGATCTGCTTGCGGACCCGCTTCTTCGTATTGAGCCAGTACCTCGAGCCCAACCGGTCCACCTTGGGCTTGAACTTCTCGCTGCCGATGAACTTCTGCACCAGGTGCAGGTCGTCGACGGGGACGTAGAGCTTGTCCCCCCCCAGGTACTCGATGAGGAGAAAGTCTTTCGTGAACCCGTTGACGGTCAGGGGAACGATGCCGTTGTAGACGCCTATCCCGT
The DNA window shown above is from Syntrophorhabdus sp. and carries:
- the mfd gene encoding transcription-repair coupling factor, whose translation is MTDSQNVKTDDAHEGCLYVTGRAGSFVSFLVAQRKKRTLFLYEDDDSADLVREEMAYYGNREVALFPPYQDRVFEEDDDLRRSGFLYRLATDESFIGLFPISSLTHALPPPERVSEDITTLKVGDTVFPENIHDDLDRKGYELTPLVREGGQWAKRGSIIDFFPPTSDRPVRCEFIGDQILSLRHFNPLSQRSEKELPRCDITSISARDESGSSTIIDYLGAPLTLVHPGDSSISEALHAADTDIKESWARLLGEAEQIDLSGIVGPDERQRTLRAASNDDLRQLFLLHKTQIFHILREKLEGEWSHYPYVYLFANTAHQAKRLQEIFESYGLVLPILPRISYRRRMREWGIIEGPIRRGFRTDDIVLLTEDDIAGPKKRVVKRQFGSRDEFLASFKDLTEGELVVHVDHGIGVYNGIVPLTVNGFTKDFLLIEYLGGDKLYVPVDDLHLVQKFIGSEKFKPKVDRLGSRYWLNTKKRVRKQIEDIAGELLEIYAARQMSEGHSYPPEDELFREMESRFEYEETEGQVNAINDVLADLRSTRPMDRLVCGDVGFGKTEVALRAAFKAVLDGKQVAVLVPTTVLAQQHFKTFSDRLSDYPIVLGMLSRFRTKEQQAETARLLEKGQVDIIIGTHRLLQKDVSFRDLGLLIIDEEHRFGVRHKERLKTIKKTVDVLTLSATPIPRTLYMATSGIRDLSVIDTPPLDRHAVRTTVVKFNDAVVARGIRNELERSGQVFFVHNFVHNIGVVHEHLARIVPEARIAVAHGQMSGSRLEKIMVDFIEKRYDVLLSTNIIESGLDISNVNTIFINNAHRMGLADLYQLRGRVGRSTRQAYAFLLVPDEEKLTRDARLRLKILEELTDLGSGFQIANYDLEIRGAGNLVGKEQSGNVNLIGFELYCDMLEETMTRLRNKGDVPEEEIGAEINIPVNAYIPDVYIQDATQKLLAYKRLSRVRDEDELREMENELKDRYGALPSSLVNLLEVISLKSLLVRLRIRKVEKSDRQVILHVTERTPLDMKKLLALATDSGRAIKLLPDGRIIIRSTLHEGELMNFIRNILMEIAPL